From a region of the Ficedula albicollis isolate OC2 chromosome 1A, FicAlb1.5, whole genome shotgun sequence genome:
- the MRPL42 gene encoding 39S ribosomal protein L42, mitochondrial, with the protein MAVSLRTAWSSLFWMRSVATCKQVPLQNGAVSRACHKSTYSVLPDDYNCKVELAVTSDSKTIVCYHPSLEIPYEHTKPIPRPDPVNNKEENLDQVLKSRLNEKELKNSRGPTIEELSKMFYTTKHRWYPVGQYHRRRKNPNPPKDR; encoded by the exons ATGGCAGTGTCACTTAGAACTGCATGGTCCAGCCTCTTTTGGATGCGTTCAGTAGCAACCTGTAAGCAGGTCCCACTGCAGA ATGGAGCTGTGTCTCGTGCTTGCCATAAATCTACATACTCAGTTCTCCCTGACGACTACAATTG caaagtGGAACTTGCAGTGACATCCGATTCGAAGACAATTGTCTGCTATCACCCTTCGCTTGAGATTCCATATGAGCATACAAAA CCCATACCACGGCCAGATCCAGTGaataataaagaagaaaaccttGATCAAGTTTTAAAATCAAGATTGAATGAAAAAGAACTAAAGAACAGTAGAGGTCCTACAATTGAAGAGCtcagcaaaatgttttacaCAACAAAACATCGCTGGTACCCTGTGGGACA gtaTCATAGAAGACGCAAGAATCCTAATCCTCCTAAGGACCGATAA